In one window of Corynebacterium incognita DNA:
- the tatC gene encoding twin-arginine translocase subunit TatC, whose product MTLVEHLKELRRRIIISLSALVVATVLGFIWYQHAPLGTIPLGELLRGPYCNLPSEMRISTGDGQCRLLATSPFEMLMLRMKIGGLAGLVLASPIWLYQLWAFITPGLLRKERRWTFAFVTVAVTLFVLGAVLAYVVLSVGLEFLMGIGEEFQASALTGERYFSFVLNLILIFGISFEVPLLIVMLNIIGLLEYAQIKDKRHIIIVGLFVFAAFMTPGQDPFSMVALALSMSLLVELSLQFCRVNDKRLKREHPEWADLSDLDDDEASGPIAHVTPVSRPAPIADSTPHADTRRKHGTSESQNRDPFGDVL is encoded by the coding sequence ATGACCCTAGTCGAGCACTTAAAAGAGCTGCGTCGCCGCATCATCATCTCACTCAGCGCATTAGTAGTAGCCACCGTCTTGGGGTTCATCTGGTACCAGCATGCTCCTTTGGGGACGATTCCGCTGGGCGAGCTGTTGCGCGGCCCGTACTGTAACTTGCCATCGGAGATGCGCATTTCCACCGGCGATGGACAGTGTCGCCTGCTGGCGACCAGCCCGTTCGAAATGCTCATGCTGCGCATGAAGATCGGTGGCCTGGCGGGCCTCGTGCTGGCTTCCCCGATCTGGCTGTACCAGCTGTGGGCGTTTATCACCCCGGGGTTGTTGCGCAAAGAACGTCGCTGGACGTTTGCTTTTGTCACCGTTGCGGTAACTCTTTTCGTGCTCGGCGCCGTGTTGGCATACGTGGTGCTGTCTGTGGGCCTTGAGTTCCTCATGGGCATCGGCGAGGAGTTCCAAGCCTCGGCTCTGACCGGCGAGCGCTATTTCTCCTTCGTCTTGAACCTCATCCTGATCTTCGGCATTAGCTTTGAGGTCCCGCTCCTCATCGTGATGCTCAACATTATCGGCCTGTTGGAATACGCCCAGATTAAGGACAAACGCCACATCATCATTGTGGGCCTGTTTGTGTTCGCGGCGTTCATGACTCCCGGCCAAGATCCGTTCTCCATGGTGGCGCTCGCGCTTTCCATGTCGCTATTGGTCGAGTTGTCGCTGCAGTTCTGCCGAGTCAACGACAAACGCCTCAAGCGCGAGCATCCCGAGTGGGCGGACCTCAGCGATCTTGACGATGATGAAGCTTCCGGGCCTATCGCTCACGTCACCCCGGTGTCGCGCCCTGCTCCAATAGCAGATTCGACGCCCCACGCGGATACGCGGCGGAAGCACGGGACGTCGGAAAGCCAGAACCGCGACCCGTTCGGTGACGTCCTGTAG
- the tatA gene encoding Sec-independent protein translocase subunit TatA produces MSVGPWEILAILLVVLLLFGARKLPELARSVGRSARIFKSEVNEMKEENNSQQPQQGQLPQRDPANDDFWNDPANQPTQYQQPQQGYGNPQQPGQ; encoded by the coding sequence ATGAGTGTTGGGCCTTGGGAAATTCTGGCAATCCTTCTCGTCGTGCTGCTGTTGTTCGGCGCGCGGAAGCTGCCGGAGCTGGCCCGTTCCGTTGGCCGTTCCGCACGGATCTTCAAGTCCGAGGTCAACGAAATGAAGGAAGAAAACAATTCACAGCAGCCGCAGCAGGGGCAGCTGCCGCAGCGCGATCCTGCTAACGACGACTTCTGGAATGACCCGGCCAATCAGCCGACCCAGTACCAGCAGCCGCAGCAGGGCTACGGAAACCCGCAGCAGCCTGGCCAGTAA
- a CDS encoding helix-turn-helix transcriptional regulator, producing the protein MADAPEKLQALVRSLNLVPYFRAHPDKTTMEAAADLGMTPAEVREGLESLFCTGVGQHTEEMLDGDASDWRRVIITEDQGLNKPLKLTPTEAGSLLLMLESLEAMPGLTDASAVTSAASKIRAIMDKKTAAIYDTLAVPDPEESSAGAVMREALTGKHKLRFDYWSQTSNTTSTRVVSPARIFIRDSEVYLVAWDDSAGQNGGHRTFRQDRMSRAEVLRDVEHQATPHEELLNFSPDDPFGLMGATRAQLAVHKEFTWLAEEYQMELGEELDNVHLAASMPFGSVEWLARLALAYGDVMTVLGPPEAVAAIAEKRVDAQRRYTEQTSNYR; encoded by the coding sequence ATGGCGGATGCCCCAGAAAAGCTCCAAGCGCTGGTTCGTTCCCTCAACCTCGTGCCATACTTCCGAGCACATCCAGATAAGACCACGATGGAGGCAGCAGCTGACCTCGGCATGACCCCAGCTGAAGTCCGTGAGGGATTGGAAAGCCTGTTTTGCACCGGAGTAGGCCAACACACGGAAGAGATGCTCGATGGTGATGCCTCGGATTGGCGGCGTGTCATCATCACCGAAGACCAGGGATTAAATAAACCGCTGAAGCTGACTCCCACGGAGGCGGGGTCATTGCTGCTCATGTTGGAATCTCTCGAAGCCATGCCGGGCCTCACGGATGCCAGTGCAGTAACCTCCGCGGCCTCGAAGATTCGGGCAATTATGGACAAGAAAACTGCGGCAATTTACGACACCCTTGCCGTGCCGGACCCCGAGGAGTCCTCAGCGGGCGCAGTGATGCGCGAGGCTCTTACCGGCAAACATAAACTGCGTTTCGATTATTGGTCGCAAACGAGCAACACCACCTCCACACGCGTGGTATCTCCGGCCCGCATCTTCATCCGCGATTCCGAGGTGTACCTCGTCGCTTGGGATGACAGCGCTGGTCAGAACGGCGGCCACCGGACCTTCCGCCAAGATCGCATGTCGCGTGCCGAGGTGCTTCGGGACGTCGAACACCAGGCCACGCCCCATGAGGAGTTGTTAAACTTTTCCCCGGATGACCCTTTCGGGCTAATGGGCGCCACACGCGCGCAACTAGCAGTTCACAAAGAATTCACGTGGCTTGCTGAGGAATACCAGATGGAACTCGGCGAAGAGCTAGATAATGTCCATCTAGCTGCGTCAATGCCGTTTGGTTCCGTTGAATGGTTGGCGCGACTGGCACTGGCTTATGGCGATGTGATGACCGTTCTCGGGCCTCCGGAGGCGGTAGCTGCCATTGCGGAGAAGAGAGTCGACGCACAGCGGCGCTATACTGAACAAACGAGCAATTACCGTTAG
- a CDS encoding helix-turn-helix transcriptional regulator, whose amino-acid sequence MSENKLRSSTTAAVMRLTNLCFALQGAAMGFGRPHRTAEWIFSHVPGYPEDVLNAHKMLGRDVNTLVRAGVPVRLDKTSEVSYYYMEMDDYSLPPVEFTAEEAQVVGMAADIGRTGGLATFAATGWTKLAAAGVHRELSEAPIYSSTNDINRVSPKVLQDLLTAIRNRLRIRFDYQKSAVAPIQQRFMDPWGLVPIAGRVYLIGWDVEKDAERVFRLTRISAVSGRKEVPTHLDYEGDLQEKVERFLEGAERTDAVVSIPPGIAEELADVGTRDGEVVRFVDVDKDWLVRTAAGYASEVEVFEPRGVRDDVIALLDAPMNLGIAEEGEE is encoded by the coding sequence ATGAGCGAGAACAAGCTCCGCAGCAGCACGACTGCTGCAGTAATGCGGCTTACTAACCTTTGCTTCGCTCTGCAGGGCGCAGCCATGGGCTTCGGGCGCCCGCATCGTACGGCTGAATGGATTTTTTCCCACGTACCCGGGTATCCGGAGGACGTACTCAACGCTCACAAAATGCTTGGCCGCGACGTGAATACTCTCGTCCGCGCAGGCGTCCCCGTCCGCTTGGACAAGACTAGTGAAGTCTCCTATTACTACATGGAAATGGACGACTACTCCCTGCCACCGGTAGAGTTCACTGCGGAGGAAGCCCAGGTAGTAGGCATGGCCGCAGATATTGGGCGCACGGGCGGCCTCGCCACCTTTGCAGCTACCGGGTGGACCAAGCTTGCAGCTGCGGGTGTACATCGCGAACTGTCCGAGGCACCTATTTATAGTTCCACCAATGACATCAATCGAGTGAGTCCCAAAGTACTTCAGGACCTCCTCACGGCCATCCGCAATCGTTTGAGAATTCGCTTCGACTACCAAAAGTCCGCGGTGGCGCCAATTCAGCAACGCTTCATGGACCCGTGGGGCCTTGTCCCCATCGCCGGACGTGTGTACCTCATCGGCTGGGACGTAGAAAAGGACGCCGAACGCGTTTTTCGCCTCACTCGCATCTCCGCCGTATCGGGGCGGAAGGAAGTACCCACCCACCTCGATTATGAGGGTGACTTGCAGGAGAAGGTGGAACGATTCCTTGAAGGGGCCGAGCGCACTGACGCCGTGGTGTCCATTCCGCCTGGGATCGCCGAAGAACTCGCGGACGTCGGCACGCGTGACGGTGAGGTGGTTCGTTTCGTTGATGTCGACAAAGATTGGTTGGTGCGCACTGCAGCCGGATACGCTTCCGAGGTTGAAGTGTTCGAACCGCGGGGCGTGCGTGACGACGTCATTGCGCTTCTCGACGCACCGATGAACCTCGGCATCGCTGAAGAAGGGGAGGAATAG
- the pafA gene encoding Pup--protein ligase, with product MAHSKSDVFYRRIMGVETEYGAQARTPTTDRPISVDELGRVMFDPVKDEYGSTNVFLPNSSRLYLDVGSHPEIATAECDHPLQLLRHVRAGDRIVDDLARRAEEALSGRLHHPISVFQLKNNVDSAGNSYGSHENYLISRELVLKELGTSLLPFLITRQLICGAGSITPATSTDPGRFLLSQRAHHVWEGVSSATTRSRPIINTRDEPHADSSRYRRMHVILGDSNMADSSFLLRIVSTQLVLEMLESGFYVPEWELHDPMSDVRTIAGDISGKTPLELSAGGTVTALEIQRAIADKAAEWLHHRPADAVVHRLVQLWRELLDALDAGDVDRLARDVDWAIKLRLLRSYQQRLGVSAEDFSHPKLRHIDLAYHDIREGRGLFSLLETKGAVKRWATEVEIAGATVTPPTTTRAVLRGAFLEAARDAVLRAREAGVEAPTTIVDWTRLKLNSYGTVDARTVELADPFATTDADAEGLIALLGNLPGSDAEPSHAD from the coding sequence GTGGCACATTCCAAGTCTGACGTCTTTTATCGCCGCATTATGGGCGTGGAGACTGAGTACGGGGCCCAGGCCCGCACACCCACGACGGATCGACCGATCAGTGTGGACGAGCTCGGCAGAGTAATGTTCGATCCGGTGAAGGACGAGTATGGTTCCACAAACGTGTTTCTGCCGAACTCTTCAAGGCTCTACCTTGACGTTGGATCTCATCCCGAGATCGCGACGGCTGAGTGCGACCATCCATTGCAACTGCTCCGCCATGTTCGGGCGGGGGACCGCATTGTCGACGACCTAGCACGGCGCGCGGAGGAGGCACTGAGCGGGCGATTGCACCACCCGATCTCCGTGTTTCAGCTCAAGAACAATGTCGATAGCGCGGGAAACTCCTACGGCAGCCACGAAAATTATCTGATTAGCCGAGAGTTGGTTTTGAAAGAACTTGGCACCAGCCTGTTGCCGTTTCTCATCACCCGGCAGCTCATCTGTGGTGCCGGCAGCATCACGCCGGCTACCTCTACTGATCCTGGACGCTTCCTTTTGTCGCAGCGGGCACATCACGTATGGGAAGGTGTTTCTTCGGCGACAACGCGATCCCGCCCAATCATCAACACTCGCGACGAGCCTCATGCCGATTCATCACGCTACCGGCGGATGCACGTTATCCTCGGCGACTCGAACATGGCGGACAGTTCTTTCCTGCTTCGCATCGTGTCCACGCAGCTCGTGCTCGAAATGCTGGAATCAGGTTTCTATGTCCCCGAATGGGAGCTACACGATCCCATGTCCGATGTGAGGACTATCGCCGGAGACATAAGCGGCAAGACTCCGCTAGAGCTCTCAGCGGGCGGCACGGTGACCGCCCTGGAGATTCAGCGAGCCATAGCGGACAAGGCTGCCGAGTGGCTGCATCATCGTCCTGCCGATGCAGTCGTGCATCGTCTGGTGCAGCTGTGGCGTGAGCTTCTCGACGCCCTGGACGCAGGCGATGTAGACCGCCTGGCCCGCGACGTTGATTGGGCAATCAAACTTCGCTTGCTGCGCTCGTATCAACAACGCCTCGGCGTATCTGCAGAGGACTTCAGCCACCCGAAACTGCGCCATATCGACCTTGCATATCACGATATTAGGGAAGGCCGTGGGCTATTCTCGCTGCTTGAGACAAAAGGCGCAGTAAAAAGGTGGGCCACTGAGGTGGAGATTGCTGGCGCTACAGTGACACCGCCGACAACCACCCGTGCGGTGCTTCGCGGAGCCTTTCTTGAGGCCGCGCGCGATGCCGTGCTACGCGCACGTGAGGCAGGTGTTGAAGCACCAACTACTATCGTGGATTGGACAAGGCTGAAACTTAACAGTTACGGCACCGTTGATGCCCGTACTGTGGAGTTGGCAGATCCTTTTGCTACCACCGATGCGGACGCCGAGGGGCTCATCGCTCTCCTGGGGAATCTTCCAGGTTCGGATGCGGAACCTTCACACGCTGACTGA
- a CDS encoding ubiquitin-like protein Pup, with the protein MSSKQVHAQGSTGDSAAETPVESTTQFVYGTAADTDALLDEIDGLLEGDAEEFVNNFVQKGGQ; encoded by the coding sequence ATGAGTAGCAAACAGGTTCACGCTCAAGGTTCGACTGGGGATTCCGCGGCGGAAACCCCAGTGGAATCCACGACACAGTTTGTGTACGGTACTGCGGCCGATACCGATGCACTGCTCGATGAAATCGATGGCCTCTTGGAAGGCGACGCCGAGGAGTTCGTTAATAATTTCGTTCAAAAGGGCGGACAGTAG
- the dop gene encoding depupylase/deamidase Dop, translating to MPRIIGTETEYGIATPSWPQLSPIITSTHAVVGYASTLAATPVVRPRWDYGAESPQRDLRGMDNRRYQQSPVVDPNTVGVANVVTPTGARLYVDHAHPEYSAPETTDAFEAMIYDQAGDLVLRRAIEAVAERTAAGESVLEGQEPCPPLKIYKNNVDGKGASYGSHENYRYLRSTDFDTLAQALIPFFVARQVIIGAGRVGLGPEGEEVGFQISQRADYIETEISLETTLNRGIINTRDEPHADASQYGRLHVIIGDANMSQTATFIKLGMTALVLDSIESGVDFSDLRLVDPVAEVRRVSRDVSLTHGLELRDGRVLTALEILNEYRRRVVASTAGERRVLEVFDEVVDLLAQDPLLTAHLLDWTAKYKLISAYLARGLAMSDHRMALVDLQYSDIDPAKSLYHALVRKGQMRELVAHEQIEQAALHPPKTTRAYFRGKVSGEFGAHVVAANWQHMTLKTDLDSERLVTVDITNNKNFSQASVGPLIDSAVAKGDITVLLNGLPEGTVSDKLG from the coding sequence TTGCCACGCATCATCGGAACCGAAACTGAATACGGGATTGCCACCCCTTCCTGGCCCCAGTTGTCGCCGATTATTACGTCGACCCATGCGGTCGTCGGCTACGCATCGACACTCGCTGCCACACCAGTGGTGCGGCCGCGGTGGGACTATGGCGCCGAGTCCCCGCAGCGAGATTTACGTGGAATGGATAATCGCCGCTACCAGCAGTCTCCAGTTGTGGACCCTAATACGGTGGGAGTGGCCAACGTGGTGACCCCGACGGGCGCGCGGTTGTACGTGGACCATGCCCACCCGGAGTACTCTGCGCCTGAAACCACGGACGCGTTTGAGGCGATGATATACGACCAAGCCGGCGACCTCGTGCTGCGCCGAGCGATCGAGGCCGTCGCTGAGCGGACCGCAGCAGGGGAGTCAGTCCTCGAGGGGCAGGAACCCTGCCCACCGCTGAAAATCTACAAAAACAATGTCGATGGCAAGGGCGCCAGTTACGGTAGCCACGAAAACTATCGCTATCTACGCTCAACCGACTTTGACACACTAGCTCAGGCGCTGATCCCGTTTTTTGTGGCGCGCCAAGTTATCATCGGTGCCGGGCGCGTTGGACTGGGTCCGGAGGGTGAAGAGGTAGGTTTCCAGATTTCGCAGCGCGCAGATTACATCGAGACCGAAATCTCTCTGGAAACCACTCTGAACCGCGGCATCATCAACACCCGCGACGAACCCCACGCGGATGCTTCGCAATATGGTCGGCTCCATGTGATCATCGGCGACGCCAACATGTCGCAAACCGCTACATTCATCAAGCTCGGTATGACGGCGTTGGTGCTCGATAGCATCGAGTCCGGAGTCGATTTCAGTGACTTGCGGCTCGTAGATCCGGTCGCTGAGGTCCGTCGAGTAAGTCGCGATGTGTCCTTGACTCACGGGCTCGAGCTTCGCGACGGCCGCGTCCTTACTGCCCTGGAAATTCTCAACGAATACCGACGCCGCGTGGTGGCTTCAACCGCCGGTGAACGCCGGGTTCTGGAAGTTTTTGATGAGGTAGTTGATCTGCTGGCACAGGATCCATTGCTCACCGCTCACCTTTTGGATTGGACCGCCAAGTATAAGCTCATCTCCGCCTATCTGGCCCGCGGACTGGCAATGTCTGACCACCGCATGGCGCTGGTAGACTTGCAGTATTCAGATATTGACCCTGCTAAGTCGCTGTACCACGCCTTAGTGCGCAAGGGCCAGATGCGCGAGCTCGTCGCTCATGAGCAAATTGAGCAGGCGGCGCTGCATCCACCAAAGACCACGCGCGCCTATTTCCGCGGCAAGGTGAGTGGCGAATTCGGCGCACACGTGGTCGCTGCGAACTGGCAACACATGACGCTCAAAACAGATCTTGACAGTGAACGACTCGTTACCGTCGACATCACCAATAACAAGAACTTTAGCCAGGCTTCCGTGGGGCCCCTGATCGACTCGGCGGTCGCTAAGGGGGATATTACCGTGCTCCTCAACGGGCTCCCGGAGGGCACCGTCTCCGATAAACTGGGGTGA